In Mugil cephalus isolate CIBA_MC_2020 chromosome 19, CIBA_Mcephalus_1.1, whole genome shotgun sequence, the genomic stretch ttagccgATCCATCTGAGTTATTATTGTCagagttttaaatgttgttgagCTTCTGATCTTGTTGATTTGTGACAATAATcatgacacaaacagaaacaatgatttattttttcattcatttattgatgatgtttcactttatttgtATTGCAAATATACCGGAGTTAGCATTGCATGCTAAGTTCCATCTGCAGTCCcaacaaacatatatatatatttatttatatgtttcaacacaaaacacaaatataaaactatGTACAAACATCATGAGCCTGATAAACGCTCACAGGTTTAATAAATGATGACGTGTCGCTGCAGGAAGTGAAATGTATCGGCATTGGTATCGGCCCCTGGTATCAGCTGGAGCTTTACAGTTAAACTCAGATCAGAGCAAACGAGTCCGACCTCgttctttttttgctttaattaatTCTCTAAATTAATGAAGAGGCCGTTCGTAGGTTTCATTAGAATCACAGgatctatttttaaaagaagaaaacaaagaaaacaacgtCCTGGATCTTTAATGTCATGGAAATGTATTCACACAAGGACGGACGGATGTGTCTCGTGTCTCATCTCGTGTGTCTTGTCCCTGGTCTCcaacataaaaagacaaaagacgaGATACATGAGACACGAGACAAGAAATAAGACGAGACGACACAAGagacagaactgaagaagatgagATAGAGACGACAACATGAAACACCaaagacagacaagacaaaacaaaacgagaCACGAGACGATCAGCTGACCTCACGTCCTTGTGTCTATTCTACGTCAGAAACAGGAGCCTCTTGATTTTTGATACATACGTTTTTATAAGAATTGATTTTATGTAAAACAAACTTCCCTTTAGTTTTTAATCTAACTTTTATCTTCATCGTTCCATCGTCCTGATGAATCGGAGACATTtactcgtctcgtctcgtcggCAGAAAGTGGATTTTATTTCCATATAAATTCTCTTAATGTTTCTTCATGAAAACTTTAATCATTAGTAAAATCAGGATTCCTTCTGAAACTTTTCCTCCTCTTATGTTAAGCTCATTAAAAtctttcacattgtttttttattattattacgctGCATGTTTACATCCGttaattaaactttattaactTGTTCTCTGTGCGTTTTCATCTGCTAATGAAGAGAAGTTCCCCAGAGACGATGAATGAACCCGGTCGTTCCAGTTAATGAGGAACCAGGTTTATttatgtagaagaagaagaagacgacatCAGATCAGTTCTGGAGGTTTTATTGATGAATGGAtctgatgatggatgatggggGCGGAGCTACAACTGAGCTCAGTGTTTCTGGTCTGATATCAGCTCGTGGGCCATGATGTGCATGTTTAcatccttctccttcttcttcttctccttctcctcctctgtagaGTTAACGTTTTCATTCCCAGACGGATGTTTGAGGGAATCTACAAGATTTAGAGCAGAAATGTTGTCATgggtgttcctaataaactggtctcctagctaacagtagcactcattagcctcccagctagtaatgactcctcctagcctcccagtagctcctcctagcctcctagtagctccttctagcctcctagtagctccttctagcctcctagcctcccagtagctcctcctagcctcctagcctcccagtagctcctcctagcctcccagtagctccttctagcctcccagctagtaataactcctcctagcctcctagctaacggtagctcctcctagcctcctagataacagtagctcctcctagcctcccagctaacagtagctcctcctagcctcccagttagtaataactcctcctagcctcccagtagctcctcctagcctcctagcagctcctcctagcctcctagctaacggtagttcctcctagcctcctagataacagtagttcctcctagcctcctagatAACGGtagttcctcctagcctcctagttaacggtagctcctcctagcctcccagctaatggcagctcctcctagcctcccagctaacggcagctcctcctagcctcccagctaacggcagctcctcctagcctcccagctaacggcagctcctcctagcctcctagttaacggcagctcctcctagcctcccagctagcagtagctcctcctagcctcccaggtagtagtagcacttcctagcctcactGCCAACTTGTCAACTAACACTAGCGCTcattagcctcccagctaacagtagcgctcattagcctcccagctaacagtggcCCTCCCTGATATTTGTTGCACTTCATCTTACATGTTGACCTCTTCCCTGATATTGTACAGTTGTGAACCGAGCGCCGTCGTGTCCCGTTACCGACTCATGAGCCTGAACGTACCACACTGGTAGAGACGTCGAACTCTCTCCACGTCCATCTCGGTCATTCTAACCCTCTGACCCatgtccttctcctctttgtttgcCACGATGGTGGGTTGGCTGTTCGAGGAGAAAAACCAGCTGGTAcaggaattaaaaaaaggaaagaaaaacaaagacagatgaagaaaacaaacgtattttctgtgtattttgtttggCGCACTTTACCTTCCGTAGTGCATGATGGAAGTGATGTCGTATGGAAGATCAAACGTTACGCCATCGAACTTCCCGAAGTTCATCTCCATCCCTGAAACAAATTATGTAGAAACACTAAATGTTTATCATACAGTATAATGTTTATATGCAAATGACTTGAACAGTTTCTTtaacaacaaacatttatcatATAAAAGTAGCTCTAAGGACATGCTGTCCTTCTTCagcatgttttttaaaagtctgaagTGCGACTAAAAGAAGCCGAATTAGCCGTTAGCAGCTAATGTTTATGATGAAACCATGTTTGTATGGATGATATTCACAGATCACACAGATACTGAAGAACATTTAAGAATGTGAGAATTCTCCAGCAGGTTCTGGCAGAGTTTTCTCTTGGACTTTGGCGCAAACGTTACCTGGCATGATGTTTTGTGGAAAAACCGTGATGTACTCGTCGCGGTCCATCCTCGTGTGTTCGTGGTGGAAACCCAGAGCGTGAAGAATCTCGTGGGCGATGTTACCCATGCTGCACTGGGGTGCGACCATCACGGGCTGCTCGCCACCGATGATGCCAACGTACGACGCACAACTACAACGTTAAAGCAGTAATGACAAGTCCTCAAGGTTCCTGGTTCTGATTCGATCACACCTGCTGTTAACGAATTAAAACTCGTCTC encodes the following:
- the LOC124996837 gene encoding astacin-like metalloendopeptidase isoform X2, which codes for MKELEASVCVLSPEEIMNLLFVVVVFVFQYLKVVNSSPLPEATQVLRKDLLLKVVHYMESNPETLEELLNKNHRVLEGDMILRTNRNVVGETWPTLEIPYVISPDLASKKHEILSAMELVSKQTCVTFHQRTTEEDYLMFVTSKGCASYVGIIGGEQPVMVAPQCSMGNIAHEILHALGFHHEHTRMDRDEYITVFPQNIMPGMEMNFGKFDGVTFDLPYDITSIMHYGSQPTIVANKEEKDMGQRVRMTEMDVERVRRLYQCDSLKHPSGNENVNSTEEEKEKKKKEKDVNMHIMAHELISDQKH
- the LOC124996837 gene encoding astacin-like metalloendopeptidase isoform X1, with translation MKELEASVCVLSPEEIMNLLFVVVVFVFQYLKVVNSSPLPEATQVLRKDLLLKVVHYMESNPETLEELLNKNHRVLEGDMILRTNRNVVGETWPTLEIPYVISPDLASKKHEILSAMELVSKQTCVTFHQRTTEEDYLMFVTSKGCASYVGIIGGEQPVMVAPQCSMGNIAHEILHALGFHHEHTRMDRDEYITVFPQNIMPGMEMNFGKFDGVTFDLPYDITSIMHYGSWFFSSNSQPTIVANKEEKDMGQRVRMTEMDVERVRRLYQCDSLKHPSGNENVNSTEEEKEKKKKEKDVNMHIMAHELISDQKH